A region from the Actinoplanes sp. OR16 genome encodes:
- a CDS encoding rhomboid family intramembrane serine protease: MGYGGWAQQAREDEAARFGTEAFYAALGRAFVTMCAIVPALFLIEAIDVALGPGTLDVAGGIIPRHVGGLDGVLFSPFLHADWEHLYGNAVPLILLGTFVLAGGVRRFIWSTVLIMAVSGLGVWFIGDPRSVVVGASGVIFGYLGLLLTRGLVERSWWNFGVAVFIGLLYWYQLYGILPTDARVSWQGHLLGLVGGALAAVLFRRRR, from the coding sequence ATGGGGTACGGCGGGTGGGCACAGCAGGCACGCGAGGACGAGGCGGCGAGGTTCGGCACCGAGGCGTTCTACGCGGCGCTGGGCCGGGCCTTCGTGACGATGTGCGCCATCGTCCCGGCTCTCTTCCTGATCGAGGCGATCGACGTCGCTCTCGGCCCCGGCACGCTCGACGTGGCCGGCGGCATCATCCCCCGGCACGTGGGCGGGCTGGACGGGGTGCTGTTCAGCCCGTTCCTGCACGCCGACTGGGAGCACCTCTACGGCAACGCGGTCCCGCTCATCCTGCTCGGCACGTTCGTGCTGGCCGGCGGGGTGCGCCGGTTCATCTGGTCGACCGTGCTGATCATGGCGGTGTCCGGGCTGGGCGTCTGGTTCATCGGTGACCCGCGCAGCGTCGTGGTCGGCGCGAGCGGTGTCATCTTCGGCTACCTCGGCCTGCTGCTGACCCGCGGCCTGGTCGAGCGCAGCTGGTGGAACTTCGGGGTCGCCGTCTTCATCGGCCTGCTGTACTGGTACCAGCTCTACGGCATCCTGCCGACCGACGCCCGGGTGTCCTGGCAGGGACACCTGCTCGGGCTGGTCGGCGGCGCGCTGGCGGCGGTGCTGTTCCGCCGCCGGCGCTGA
- a CDS encoding lytic transglycosylase domain-containing protein has product MKRLWSRLGVRAASVGLLLTGLAGGVYLGQNQEIQQASAESQLVMQANADEIQLLKSRQAEHAAARAFRSQAEDDAAAKAATEAKSAASKARTLEKKAIAAEVAEKKAAEAKKAAESGGPVAYTGDIPESCNEYSGSRKIGCALMLDAGFGLAQFPCLDKLWKKESGWNYKATNRSSGAYGIPQSLPGSKMASAGSDWKTNPATQIKWGLGYIEGRYNSPCGAWSHSQNVGWY; this is encoded by the coding sequence GTGAAGCGGCTCTGGAGCCGGCTCGGAGTTCGTGCGGCGTCCGTCGGTCTTCTGCTCACCGGTCTCGCCGGCGGCGTCTACCTCGGACAGAACCAGGAGATCCAGCAGGCCAGCGCCGAATCTCAGCTCGTCATGCAGGCGAACGCGGACGAGATTCAGCTGCTCAAGTCACGTCAGGCGGAGCACGCCGCGGCCCGGGCCTTCCGCAGTCAGGCGGAGGACGACGCGGCGGCGAAGGCGGCCACCGAGGCCAAGTCCGCCGCGAGCAAGGCGCGCACGCTGGAGAAGAAGGCGATCGCCGCGGAGGTGGCCGAGAAGAAGGCCGCCGAGGCGAAGAAGGCCGCGGAGTCCGGTGGCCCGGTGGCCTACACCGGCGACATCCCGGAGTCCTGCAACGAGTACAGCGGCAGCCGCAAGATCGGCTGTGCCCTGATGCTCGACGCCGGTTTCGGTCTGGCCCAGTTCCCGTGCCTGGACAAGCTGTGGAAGAAGGAGAGTGGCTGGAACTACAAGGCCACGAACCGCAGCTCCGGGGCGTACGGGATCCCGCAGTCCCTGCCCGGCAGCAAGATGGCGTCGGCGGGCTCGGACTGGAAGACCAACCCGGCCACCCAGATCAAGTGGGGCCTCGGCTACATCGAAGGCCGTTACAACAGCCCGTGCGGCGCGTGGAGCCACTCGCAGAACGTCGGCTGGTACTGA
- a CDS encoding isoprenyl transferase: protein MSLRSLVYSFYERRLAGKIAGKPVPRHVGVMCDGNRRWAREMGFVDPNDGHRVGATRVKELLTWCDQAGIEHVTLYLLATDNLQRPAAELDPLVRIIEDLATELAEDGNPWRLRMVGALDILPAATAATLKAAQERTQDRRDGVEVNMAVGYGGRREITDAVRSLLYEHAATGGTIEELAEILDVEHIAEHLYTRGQPDPDLVIRTSGEQRLSGFLLWQSAHSEFYFHDANWPDFRRIDFLRALRSYGNRQRRYGA, encoded by the coding sequence ATGAGTCTGCGTTCTCTGGTCTATTCCTTTTATGAGCGGCGGCTGGCCGGCAAGATCGCCGGTAAGCCCGTGCCGCGGCATGTCGGCGTCATGTGCGACGGCAACCGTCGATGGGCCCGCGAGATGGGTTTCGTCGACCCCAACGACGGCCACCGTGTCGGCGCCACCCGGGTCAAGGAGCTGCTGACCTGGTGTGATCAGGCCGGCATCGAGCACGTCACGCTCTACCTGCTGGCCACCGACAACCTGCAGCGCCCGGCCGCCGAGCTCGACCCGCTGGTGCGGATCATCGAGGATCTCGCGACCGAGCTGGCCGAGGACGGCAACCCGTGGCGGCTGCGGATGGTCGGCGCGCTCGACATCCTGCCCGCGGCGACGGCGGCCACCCTCAAGGCGGCGCAGGAGAGGACCCAGGACCGCCGCGACGGCGTCGAGGTCAACATGGCGGTCGGCTACGGCGGCCGCCGGGAGATCACCGACGCGGTCCGCTCGCTGCTCTACGAGCACGCCGCGACCGGCGGCACGATCGAGGAGCTCGCCGAGATCCTCGACGTCGAGCACATCGCCGAGCACCTCTACACACGCGGCCAGCCCGACCCCGATCTGGTCATCCGGACCAGCGGCGAGCAGCGGCTCTCCGGCTTCCTGCTCTGGCAGTCGGCGCACTCGGAGTTCTACTTCCACGACGCGAACTGGCCGGACTTCCGCCGCATCGACTTCCTGCGGGCGCTGCGGTCCTACGGCAACCGGCAGCGCCGTTACGGCGCCTAG
- a CDS encoding PhoH family protein has product MTSRRTDAGVAVPPADKVSSRSTTGRRKTRDRHADAEPAPAGRVFVLDTSVLLSDPAAFRRFTDHEVVVPLVVISELEGKRHHPELGWFARQSLRMLDELRIKHGRLDQPVLCNDEGGTLRVELNHADQSVLPQGFRNDSNDTRILSVALGLAAEGRDVTLVSKDMPLRVKAASVGITADEYRHGQASDPTWTGMADLELSEEQVVALYSGDELEVEQAEGLPCHTGLVIHSSRGSALARVNPDKTVKLVRGDRDAFGLRGRSAEQRIALDLLLDESVGIVSLGGRAGTGKSALALCAGLEATMERNRHKKVVVFRPLYAVGGQELGYLPGSEAEKMSPWAQAVFDTLGAVVHANVVEEVMARGMLEVLPLTHIRGRSLHDAFVIVDEAQSLERNVLLTVLSRIGQNSRVVLTHDVAQRDNLRVGRHDGVTAVIEALKGHPIFAHVTLTRSERSPIAEVVTDLLEEIPL; this is encoded by the coding sequence GTGACATCTCGCCGTACCGATGCCGGGGTCGCAGTTCCCCCGGCCGACAAGGTCTCCAGCCGTTCGACGACCGGGCGTCGTAAAACCCGGGATCGTCACGCCGACGCCGAACCCGCCCCTGCCGGCCGGGTCTTCGTCCTGGACACCTCGGTCCTGCTGTCCGACCCGGCGGCCTTCCGCCGGTTCACCGACCACGAGGTGGTCGTCCCGCTCGTGGTCATCTCCGAACTGGAGGGCAAACGTCACCACCCCGAGCTCGGCTGGTTCGCCCGGCAGTCGCTGCGCATGCTCGACGAGCTGCGCATCAAGCACGGCCGCCTGGACCAGCCGGTGCTCTGCAACGACGAGGGCGGCACGCTGCGTGTCGAGCTCAACCACGCCGACCAGAGCGTGCTGCCGCAGGGCTTCCGCAACGACTCGAACGACACCCGCATCCTGTCGGTGGCGCTCGGGCTGGCCGCGGAAGGCCGGGACGTCACCCTGGTCAGCAAGGACATGCCGCTGCGGGTCAAGGCGGCCTCGGTCGGCATCACGGCCGACGAATACCGGCACGGGCAGGCCAGCGACCCGACCTGGACCGGCATGGCCGACCTGGAGCTCAGCGAGGAGCAGGTGGTCGCGCTCTATTCCGGTGACGAGCTGGAGGTCGAGCAGGCCGAGGGGCTGCCCTGCCACACCGGCCTGGTGATCCACTCCAGCCGTGGCTCGGCGCTGGCCCGGGTCAACCCGGACAAGACGGTGAAGCTGGTCCGCGGCGACCGGGACGCGTTCGGGCTGCGGGGCCGCTCGGCCGAGCAGCGGATCGCGCTGGACCTGCTGCTGGACGAGTCGGTCGGGATCGTGTCGCTCGGCGGCCGGGCCGGCACCGGCAAGTCCGCGCTGGCGCTCTGCGCCGGCCTGGAGGCGACGATGGAGCGCAATCGCCACAAGAAGGTGGTCGTGTTCCGCCCGCTCTACGCGGTCGGCGGTCAGGAGCTCGGCTACCTGCCCGGCAGCGAGGCGGAGAAGATGTCGCCCTGGGCCCAGGCGGTCTTCGACACGCTCGGCGCCGTCGTCCACGCGAACGTCGTGGAGGAGGTGATGGCCCGCGGCATGCTCGAGGTCCTGCCGCTGACCCACATCCGCGGCCGGAGCCTGCACGACGCGTTCGTGATCGTGGACGAGGCCCAGTCGCTGGAACGCAACGTGCTGCTCACCGTGCTCTCCCGGATCGGCCAGAACTCGCGGGTGGTGCTCACCCACGACGTGGCCCAGCGGGACAACCTGCGGGTCGGCCGGCACGACGGCGTCACCGCGGTGATCGAAGCGCTGAAGGGGCATCCGATCTTCGCCCATGTCACCCTGACCCGTTCGGAGCGATCCCCCATCGCCGAGGTGGTCACCGACCTTCTGGAGGAAATCCCCCTGTGA
- the xseA gene encoding exodeoxyribonuclease VII large subunit has translation MSQPEAKSPEPKSSAEEPWPVRVVSQKVGAWIAKLGWVWVDGQVAQISRRPGSGVVFLTLRDPSADLSLTVTAHRDVLDAGAPGLAEGARVTLHAKPEFYPARGTLSLRADEIRQVGLGELLARLERLKKLLAAEGLFARERKRRLPFLPGRIGLITGRASAAERDVLMNTRRRWPAVDFRVINVAVQGPTAVPQMIDALKVLDNDDTVDVIVIARGGGSVEDLLPFSDEALCRAVFGARTPVVSAIGHETDAPLLDYVADLRASTPTDAAKRIVPDLADEMRLIEMARNRLDRAVISTIERERHRIESWRSRPVLARPESLIDQRAAEVVALRDRAGRNLEHRVRRADDDLRHTVARLRALSPAATLQRGYAIVQRADGDVVRAAGEVAAGDRLRIRLAEGEIRAAVVGEDSK, from the coding sequence GTGAGTCAGCCCGAAGCGAAGAGCCCCGAGCCGAAGAGTTCGGCCGAGGAGCCGTGGCCCGTCCGTGTGGTCAGCCAGAAGGTGGGGGCCTGGATCGCGAAACTGGGCTGGGTCTGGGTGGACGGCCAGGTGGCCCAGATCAGCCGGCGGCCCGGTTCCGGGGTGGTCTTCCTGACCCTGCGCGACCCGTCGGCCGACCTCAGCCTCACCGTGACCGCGCACCGCGACGTGCTCGACGCCGGCGCGCCGGGCCTGGCCGAGGGCGCCCGGGTCACCCTTCATGCGAAACCCGAGTTCTACCCGGCCCGCGGCACGCTGAGCCTGCGCGCCGACGAGATCCGCCAGGTGGGGCTCGGCGAGCTGCTGGCCCGGCTGGAGCGGCTGAAGAAACTGCTGGCCGCGGAGGGGCTGTTCGCCCGGGAGCGCAAGCGGCGGCTGCCGTTCCTGCCCGGCCGGATCGGGCTGATCACCGGGCGGGCCAGCGCGGCCGAGCGCGACGTGCTGATGAACACCCGCCGCCGCTGGCCGGCCGTCGACTTCCGGGTCATCAACGTGGCGGTGCAGGGCCCGACCGCGGTGCCGCAGATGATCGACGCTCTCAAGGTGCTCGACAACGACGACACCGTCGACGTCATCGTGATCGCCCGGGGCGGCGGCAGCGTGGAGGACCTGCTGCCCTTCTCCGACGAGGCGCTGTGCCGGGCGGTGTTCGGCGCCCGCACCCCGGTGGTCAGCGCGATCGGGCACGAGACCGACGCACCGCTGCTCGACTACGTCGCCGACCTGCGCGCCTCCACCCCGACCGACGCGGCGAAACGGATCGTGCCCGACCTCGCCGACGAGATGCGGCTCATCGAGATGGCCCGCAACCGGCTGGACCGCGCGGTGATCTCGACGATCGAGCGGGAGCGGCACCGGATCGAGTCGTGGCGGTCCCGCCCGGTCCTGGCCCGCCCGGAGTCGCTGATCGACCAGCGCGCCGCCGAGGTGGTGGCGCTGCGCGACCGGGCCGGCCGCAACCTGGAGCACCGGGTGCGCCGCGCCGACGACGACCTGCGGCACACCGTGGCCCGGCTGCGCGCGCTGTCGCCGGCCGCGACGCTGCAGCGTGGCTATGCGATCGTGCAACGCGCCGACGGCGACGTGGTGCGCGCCGCCGGTGAGGTGGCGGCCGGCGACCGCCTCCGGATCCGGCTCGCCGAGGGTGAGATTCGAGCAGCAGTGGTGGGAGAGGACAGCAAGTGA
- a CDS encoding DUF4245 domain-containing protein: protein MEPATSAPAPAPARLAPKEGRRPRDMIYSLLVLLVPIALVMVFWKVVLDGDKPLTRDPSSAIQSASREFTVAQPAGLSDDWYVQSANFQKTDTGATLRIGYVDPDADPILLVQSTVPAETLVPAEVGDEGKRTGTFRAGNRTWMTYTGRPGETAFIVTEQNRTIVLVGETKQKNMETLAAALS from the coding sequence GTGGAACCCGCGACGTCTGCCCCTGCACCCGCTCCCGCGCGGCTCGCCCCGAAAGAGGGCCGCCGGCCGCGCGACATGATCTATTCGCTGTTGGTGCTGCTCGTGCCGATCGCGCTGGTGATGGTCTTCTGGAAGGTCGTGCTCGACGGCGACAAGCCGCTCACCAGGGACCCGTCCAGCGCCATCCAGTCGGCGTCGCGGGAGTTCACCGTCGCGCAGCCGGCCGGCCTGAGCGACGACTGGTACGTCCAGTCGGCGAACTTCCAGAAGACGGACACCGGGGCGACGCTGCGCATCGGTTACGTCGACCCGGACGCCGACCCGATCCTGCTCGTGCAGAGCACGGTGCCGGCCGAGACCCTGGTCCCGGCCGAGGTCGGCGACGAGGGCAAGCGGACCGGCACCTTCCGCGCCGGGAACCGCACCTGGATGACCTACACCGGGCGGCCGGGCGAGACGGCGTTCATCGTGACCGAGCAGAACCGCACGATCGTGCTGGTCGGCGAGACCAAGCAGAAGAACATGGAGACCCTGGCGGCAGCGCTCTCCTAA
- the glpX gene encoding class II fructose-bisphosphatase yields MPARVPQDLDRNIALDLVRVTEAAAMAAGRWVGRGDKNGGDGAAVDAMRKLINSIQMRGVVVIGEGEKDEAPMLFNGEQVGDGTGPEVDVAVDPVDGTTLMSKGMPGAVAVLAVAERGAMFDPSAVFYMEKIAVGPDCADVIDINAGATENLRRIAKAKKSSVSDVTVCILDRPRHSKLVEEVRQAGANIKFISDGDIAGAISAAREESDVDVLMGIGGTPEGITAACALKCLGGMIQAKLWPHDDAEREKAIGAGHDLDRVLTTDDLVTGDNCFFVATGVTSGDLLKGVRYRSGGAHTQSIVMRSKSGTIRVIDSYHRLEKLALYSAVDFDGHLPTI; encoded by the coding sequence GTGCCAGCCCGAGTCCCCCAGGACCTCGACCGCAACATCGCCCTCGACCTCGTCCGAGTGACCGAGGCGGCCGCCATGGCCGCCGGGCGCTGGGTCGGCCGTGGTGACAAGAACGGCGGTGACGGCGCCGCCGTCGACGCCATGCGCAAACTCATCAACTCGATCCAGATGCGCGGCGTCGTGGTGATCGGTGAGGGTGAGAAGGACGAAGCGCCGATGCTCTTCAACGGCGAGCAGGTCGGTGACGGCACCGGCCCGGAGGTGGACGTCGCCGTCGACCCGGTGGACGGCACCACGCTGATGAGCAAGGGCATGCCGGGCGCGGTCGCGGTGCTCGCGGTCGCCGAGCGCGGCGCGATGTTCGACCCGAGCGCGGTGTTCTACATGGAGAAGATCGCGGTCGGCCCGGACTGCGCCGACGTGATCGACATCAACGCCGGCGCCACCGAGAACCTGCGGCGCATCGCGAAGGCGAAGAAGTCGAGCGTCTCCGACGTGACGGTGTGCATCCTGGACCGGCCGCGGCACAGCAAGCTGGTCGAGGAGGTCCGGCAGGCCGGCGCGAACATCAAGTTCATCTCGGACGGTGACATCGCCGGCGCCATCTCGGCGGCCCGCGAGGAGTCCGACGTCGACGTGCTGATGGGCATCGGCGGCACCCCGGAGGGGATCACTGCGGCCTGCGCGCTCAAGTGCCTCGGCGGCATGATCCAGGCGAAGCTGTGGCCGCACGACGACGCCGAGCGGGAGAAGGCGATCGGCGCCGGGCACGACCTGGACCGGGTGCTCACCACCGACGACCTGGTCACCGGCGACAACTGCTTCTTCGTGGCGACCGGCGTGACCTCGGGCGACCTGCTCAAGGGCGTGCGCTACCGGTCCGGTGGCGCACACACCCAGTCGATCGTGATGCGATCGAAGAGCGGCACGATCCGGGTGATCGACTCGTACCACCGGCTGGAGAAGCTGGCGCTCTATTCAGCCGTCGACTTCGACGGGCACCTGCCCACGATCTGA
- the otsB gene encoding trehalose-phosphatase has translation MAETSRPTHPLSTDEAWAFTAARASSTTFFFDFDGVLSPVTDDPDASQPVPAVLGVLERLASVVQRVAIVSARPVSFLRSRFDSLDGVDLYGLYGLEVWHDGQVVTEPAALEFVPAMDRLAEQARAELPAEILVEYKRLSVALHYRTAPGLAGTVERWGHEQAERLGLRIQGGRMVVELKPPVDQDKGMVITEGVRNAGCAWYFGDDMSDIKAFDALRAREAVDPAFFGMAVAVANPETGAEVSSAADLTLDSPEAVAGFLAEGLKQRF, from the coding sequence GTGGCAGAGACCTCTCGTCCGACCCATCCGCTGAGCACCGACGAGGCCTGGGCCTTCACCGCCGCGAGGGCCTCCTCGACCACCTTCTTCTTCGACTTCGACGGTGTCCTCTCGCCCGTCACCGACGACCCCGACGCCTCCCAGCCGGTGCCCGCCGTGCTCGGTGTGCTGGAGCGGCTGGCGTCCGTGGTGCAGCGGGTGGCGATCGTCTCGGCCCGGCCGGTGAGCTTCCTGCGGTCGCGCTTCGACAGCCTGGACGGCGTCGACCTCTACGGGCTGTACGGCCTGGAGGTGTGGCACGACGGCCAGGTGGTGACCGAGCCGGCCGCGCTGGAGTTCGTGCCGGCCATGGACCGGCTCGCCGAGCAGGCCCGCGCCGAGCTGCCCGCCGAGATCCTGGTGGAGTACAAGCGGCTGTCGGTGGCCCTGCACTACCGCACCGCCCCCGGCCTGGCCGGCACGGTGGAGCGCTGGGGTCACGAGCAGGCCGAGCGGCTCGGGCTGCGGATCCAGGGCGGGCGCATGGTCGTCGAGCTCAAGCCCCCGGTCGACCAGGACAAGGGCATGGTCATCACTGAGGGCGTCCGGAACGCCGGCTGCGCGTGGTACTTCGGCGACGACATGTCCGACATCAAGGCGTTCGACGCGCTGCGCGCCCGCGAGGCCGTCGACCCGGCGTTCTTCGGCATGGCGGTGGCGGTGGCCAACCCGGAGACCGGCGCCGAGGTGTCCAGCGCCGCCGACCTGACCCTCGACTCCCCGGAAGCGGTGGCCGGGTTCCTGGCCGAGGGCCTCAAGCAGCGATTCTGA
- a CDS encoding trypsin-like serine protease, whose amino-acid sequence MVRKVAWLALLALVFLAAPARAEPGIPEVIGGKVATAGKFPWAVRLSMGCGGALTAPRVVLTAGHCVGETGPNRKITVTAGAPDLKSKRAVTVKSVEVFRSPAFVTETSGDDWAVVRLERALDLPTLDLVRDGSGDEGTFTVMGWGQTRETAVQQERRLHYADVPTIPDDKCAKSYHKAGVDLVRDSSICAGRHGVDTCQGDSGGPMVRRERDGRYVQVGIVSWGLGCARDGYFGVYTQISKFRDEIQAATRALS is encoded by the coding sequence ATGGTCCGAAAAGTCGCGTGGCTCGCGCTCCTCGCGCTGGTTTTTCTGGCAGCGCCGGCCCGTGCCGAACCGGGTATCCCCGAGGTCATCGGCGGCAAGGTCGCCACGGCCGGCAAGTTCCCCTGGGCGGTGCGGCTCTCGATGGGCTGCGGCGGCGCCCTGACCGCGCCCCGGGTGGTCCTCACGGCCGGGCACTGCGTCGGGGAGACCGGCCCCAACCGCAAGATCACTGTCACGGCGGGTGCGCCCGACCTGAAGTCCAAGCGGGCCGTCACCGTGAAGTCGGTGGAGGTGTTCCGCTCGCCCGCGTTCGTGACCGAGACCAGCGGCGACGACTGGGCGGTGGTGCGGCTCGAGCGCGCCCTCGATCTGCCCACCCTGGACCTGGTCCGTGACGGCAGCGGTGACGAAGGCACGTTCACGGTGATGGGCTGGGGGCAGACCCGGGAGACCGCCGTGCAGCAGGAGCGGCGGCTGCACTACGCGGACGTGCCCACCATTCCGGACGACAAGTGCGCGAAGTCGTACCACAAGGCCGGGGTGGATCTGGTCCGGGACTCGTCGATCTGCGCCGGCCGGCACGGGGTGGACACCTGCCAGGGCGACTCCGGCGGGCCGATGGTGCGGCGCGAACGGGACGGCAGGTACGTCCAGGTCGGCATCGTGAGCTGGGGACTCGGTTGCGCCCGCGACGGCTATTTCGGCGTTTATACACAGATTTCGAAATTCCGCGACGAGATCCAGGCAGCCACCCGCGCCCTTTCCTGA
- a CDS encoding exodeoxyribonuclease VII small subunit has translation MTDENLSYEQARTELASVVERLEQGGGTLEESLALWERGEKLADVCQRWLDGARGRIEAARAARPGD, from the coding sequence GTGACCGACGAGAACCTCAGCTACGAGCAGGCCCGCACCGAGCTGGCATCAGTGGTGGAGCGGCTGGAGCAGGGCGGCGGCACCCTGGAGGAGTCGCTCGCCCTGTGGGAGCGCGGCGAGAAGCTGGCCGACGTCTGCCAGCGCTGGCTCGACGGCGCCCGGGGGCGCATCGAGGCGGCCCGGGCCGCCCGGCCGGGGGATTAG
- a CDS encoding NAD(P)/FAD-dependent oxidoreductase, with product MDVYDVAVIGAGPAGAAAALAALRSGASVLLLDRAGFPRDKPCGDGIAAEATGVLTDLGVPDPVAGFPQVTRLRLVAPGGGAVTRPLPRPAHTVPRRIFDERLVRAAVAAGASLRLHTARRVREDDLVTIDGKYRARVVIGADGASSVVRRHLGHGANPPGHLAIAIRGYAPTANRGEQVIVTTRQRWPAYAWEFPLGDGTANVGYGEVLRGGPLSRPYLLGRLAALLPGAEPVSLRGHHLPLSTHRPEPGRGRLLLAGDALSLINPLTGEGIFYAVLSGALAGAEAARGPDDVAGRYRRALRARLGRHLRHSGAAARLTGWPAVADAAVAAARQDEETFARMVDLGLADGLLDARTIGRITWRMVQWRAAPA from the coding sequence ATGGACGTCTATGACGTGGCCGTGATCGGCGCCGGTCCGGCCGGTGCGGCGGCCGCGCTGGCCGCGCTGCGGTCCGGGGCGAGCGTGCTGCTGCTCGACCGGGCCGGGTTCCCCCGGGACAAGCCGTGCGGCGACGGGATCGCGGCCGAGGCGACCGGCGTGCTCACCGATCTGGGCGTCCCGGACCCGGTTGCCGGATTCCCGCAGGTCACCCGGTTGCGGCTGGTGGCGCCGGGTGGGGGAGCGGTGACGCGGCCGCTGCCGCGTCCGGCGCACACCGTGCCCCGGCGGATCTTCGATGAGCGCCTGGTGCGTGCGGCGGTGGCGGCCGGTGCCTCCTTGCGCCTGCACACCGCCCGGAGGGTACGGGAGGACGACCTCGTCACGATCGACGGGAAGTACCGGGCCCGGGTGGTGATCGGTGCGGACGGCGCCTCCTCGGTCGTACGCCGGCACCTGGGCCACGGCGCGAACCCGCCGGGGCATCTGGCGATCGCGATCCGTGGCTACGCGCCCACGGCCAACCGCGGTGAGCAGGTCATCGTCACGACCCGGCAGCGCTGGCCGGCGTACGCGTGGGAGTTCCCGCTCGGTGACGGCACCGCCAACGTCGGCTACGGGGAGGTGCTGCGCGGCGGGCCGCTGTCCCGCCCGTACCTCCTCGGAAGGCTCGCCGCCCTGCTGCCCGGCGCCGAACCGGTGAGCCTGCGCGGGCACCACCTGCCGTTGTCCACCCACCGCCCGGAACCGGGCCGCGGCCGCCTGCTGCTCGCCGGCGACGCGCTGTCTCTGATCAATCCGCTGACCGGGGAGGGGATCTTCTACGCGGTGCTCTCCGGAGCACTGGCCGGTGCGGAGGCGGCGCGCGGGCCGGACGACGTGGCCGGGCGCTATCGGCGGGCGCTGCGGGCGCGTCTCGGCCGGCACCTGCGGCACTCCGGGGCCGCGGCCCGGCTGACCGGCTGGCCGGCGGTGGCGGACGCCGCGGTGGCCGCCGCCCGGCAGGACGAGGAGACGTTCGCCCGGATGGTGGACCTCGGCCTCGCGGACGGGCTGCTCGACGCTCGCACGATCGGGCGCATCACATGGCGGATGGTGCAGTGGCGGGCCGCCCCCGCTTGA